TTTAGAAACCCTCCAAAATATATTTAATAGAATCATTTATTATTGTATTTAGGAGGATAATAAACTCTTTTTCACAATTTCAGTTATATATTGAGTCAGCATTACAACATGATGAGATTCATGGACGTCTTGCAACAAGCAACTGAATTCAAGATTATGACATTATACTAATTATCTGTATTTTTTTCTTTTATTTTGTTGGAGTGATGCGTACATTTCTCTTATCGTATAGGTAGAAGAGCGATTGGTAAAGAGAAGAGTATTCATCTGAGTTTTCACTGTGCGCCATTGCAACAAGCCATCCTTCCGATATCAAAATGCAAAAGGAAAAGACATCGTTGTGTCTGAGTTCAAATCCAACTAGCATATTACTGAGAAAAACTATTGAATAATTTTCGTGATAATAAACTATTGAATAGTTTGTATTTTGTTATTTTTTTAGATCCTTGACAGAATGAGGGAGAAGAGATACCCAACAGGCCAACACATATTCTTAAAGGATCGGTTGCATTTTTGGGCTTTATCTTCCTCTCGTACTTCAACACGGTTTCTACACGAATAGGATCAGCTTCCTCAACTGCACTTTCACAATCTTCTTTAGTGATAAACCAATCGCTGAAGCTCATCATATGCTTGTTCATCCAATCTCATGCTCAGTTTTTTTTTGTTTCACCGTTTCTATTGTATATTTTCCTTTTGGTGAGAAATAAAATTTACATTTCAAAACAAAAACTTCTTATGTATTTCTTGTTGCATATACCGATTCCTATCTTTAAACGCTTTTGGTAGGCTGAGAAACAGAAAACACGGTATTGGTAGAAGTGAAGTTGGGTCAAATGGACAGAAACCTAAATATTTTTCCAACGTGGGACATAAGCAAGTTACTGTACAAGAAAAAGAAAAGAAAGTTCTTTTTTTGGTCAAAGAAAAGAAAGTTTTTATATTGTATCTTGAAGGAAAATGTGAGGACTAAATTAGTCTTGATATGGTCAAACATCATCAATAATAAATTAACAATGCTGTAGTTAATGAAGATGTCTTTATAAATCAACCCTTCCACTTAAATTGTATCATAAAATTAAATGATTTTATTTTAAATTACTTATTTGCAAATGATACAAATATGTAAAATTTAGCGTCAATTACAAAAAGTGTTTTTTTAATTAAATTATTTGACATCAGTTCAGGTAAGTAATATATTTTTTATTACTTTGTATCACTTTAGCAAAACTGATGTTATTATATCAGTTATATAATGATGCATCTATTTCGTAGTTTAAAATCACTTATCTAAATGATATTCCCTCCGTTTTTTCAATATAAGTCGTTTTAGAGAAACTTTTATGTTTTAAATTATATGACGTTTTCGGTTTTCTATGTAGAATTTATTAACACTTAATGTAATATGAGCAATGATAGTATACCTTCTATTTTATTATTGGTTGATTTATGGTTAAGTAAATAATTAATGATGTTTTTGTCTAGAAAATATAAAAAATTAATGATTTCTTAATTTATGTGCACAATTATAAAATGATTTATATTAAAAACGGAGAGAGTATAAACTTACATAAAAAAAACTGATGCCAATAAAAAATAAAAATAGCTTAAATAATATTATAAATTAACCTTAACTGCGAAAGTTAAGGTAACTAATTTTTTTCCTTAATATCAATTAAACAAAAATGATGTAATTAATGAAGATGTCTATATAAATCAACCCTTTATACGTATTTAGTTTTCTTACGATTTTATAATGTACATATCTTCCAACTTATTAATGCCTAATAAACTCTGGTATAGTGCTGCTATTTATTTTGTATAAGTAGCCGTGTTTCTATGTTCAAATTGTTCAAAATATGGTGGAAACTGCTAACAGACGGCAAATTTTAGCTACTAAATTTTGTAAAACATCGATTTCAAAAAAAAAACTAATCATTCAATTTTTTGTTGTTGTTGTGGTGTATACAACTTAAGTCTTTGGGGATGTGTATATAAACGTTTTCTACTATTGGCTTAGTTTAATTACACGACAAAAGAATGGCTCCATAAATTTCTCTTTTTTTTTTTAAATCAGGAACTGCGTTACTTCGTATTGGGTTATATGATCATCTTATTTTCTGCTATAGACTATTACGCCAAGTTCACATGTATTATATAATGGTTGTTCTCGTTGACAAAAAAAAGTTATATATATAATGGTTTTTCTCTATGAGAATACTTTTTCTTAATAAAGATATAGGTTATGTAATCAAAACTTAAAAGCTAACAGGTGTGCCCTTTCTGATACTTTTCTCTCTCCCTTTCTCTCGCCGACAAAACGCGATCCCTTTCCTTTGACCTCCACCGGCGCCGTTTTCGGCGTCGGCCCCTCCCGCCGGACATGGCAAAGAAACAGAAACCCAAAAACACCTCTAAAGGTGGCAACCCCACTGGTTCCACTGACTCCTCGACCTCTTCCCGATCTGTCGCATCCAAAGCAGCAGATCTAGTCGCAAATTCGCCCTCTGCTTCCAAGACGAACGATTTACCTGGAGATTCGGCCTCTCCAGCTAATACAGTAACTGTGGTTCTTCAGAATCACTCCGGATCTGACTTTCCCCAGACCCCAGAGGACTTAGTAAACCCTAATTCCAAAATTGTGGCTACAAATTCGATTGTACCTGCTCAAGAAGGCTTGATTCAACGAGTTGATGAAAGCACACTACCACCTCCGCTGTCAACAGGGAAACTTCCTGAAGACACTGGAAACCAAGAACATGATAGGGTTGCAGAAGCCTCCAAGTTCTGGAAAGGATACATCAAACCCCATGCTAGGAAATTGGAACCGGAAGGCAAACCTTTTACCTTGGATTCTGGTGAGGCGTGTGTAACCATTCCTAACTCTGTCATTGAGAAGAACAGGAAAGCCTGGGATAGCTTCATCGTGGGTCAATTCTACGAAGAGCCTCCAGCCCGAGGAGCAGTTCACGCCATTGTAAATGGTATATGGTCTAAGCAAAGGCGAGACATTTCTGTTTCAAAGATGGAGAGCCACGCATTCCTGTTCAGGGTACCGTGCCCTCACGCTCGGCGCCGCATTTTAAGCCAATGCTTATGGCAGATAGATGGTCAGACAATGTTTGTGGCTAAGTGGTCTCCAGGAATGAATCAAGAGAAGCCAGAACTGTCAGCCATTCCAGTTTGGCTTGATTTCTGGGACGTTCCCCTACAGTTCTTCAATGAGGATGCTCTCAAGGAGATAGCAGGTCTGGTGGGAAAGCCAATCTGTCTCCACCCTGCAACAAAGAATCTGACCAACCTGGATGTGGCAAAAGTATACACCATCATCGACCCTTGCAAACCTCTTTCTGAGGCTGTAAATGCTAGCTTTGAATCAGGTGAAGTCCAGAGAATCAAAGTTACTAGCCCCTGGCTACCAGCAGTATGTGGTCATTGCTTGCAAGTAGGACATACTATCTCGCGTTGCTCTCTGGCTCCTAAGACCTGTAACACATGCCGCTCAGCAAAGCACAACACCGAAGATTGTCCTCGCTCTAATAATGGACCACCTAGAGCTTCTGGCCCTAAATCCAAACCTAAAGTCCAAGCTCCTTTGATTGCTGATCCCCCTGCCCCTTTTGAAATTGAGCCTCCAAACCAAATTGTGATTGATGCAGCTGCCTTTGTTGTTGCTGATCCTCCTGCTTCACCCGCCATTGGTAACAAAGATAACAAAGATGACTATGCTCCCCTGAACCAGAGACACCAAAAGAAGGTCCTGATAGCAATGAAATCAAATCAGTTCACTGCTTCCTCCTCGGGACCTAAATCACCCCTAATACCGCACCGGTCTGGTTCCTCGCATGGTACTTACCAAGGATCACCCTTTCCCCTGAAGGAAGGTCGCTTGTGTGTGGACCTTGATACGACTTTTCTGGGTTCCCCAAGGGGTTCCCCAAGGGGTTCTAGACTCTCAGACTATGGGTTTTCCTCAGGCTCTGAACTACCGTCGGAAGAAGATGATAACCCAAATGATGAAGGGGACAGGTACAATAAGGTGGTCTCCAAGAGGATTCAAAAACAGCTGAAGGGAAAGGCTAAGGCTAGGGCTAGAGGCCCTCAAAACCTCTAAATTTTCTCCTATGGATATTTTTTGTTGGAACATTAGAGGTTTCAATTGTAAAACAAAGCGTCGCGGAGTTAGGAAATGGCTTAAGCTACAAAAGCCTATTTTTGGTGGTCTCATTGAGACCCACGTCAGCTCGGTGAATGCTCCAAAGATCATCAATGGGATCTTTCCGGGATGGCGATATGATTGTAATTATGAGTTCTCGGAACTAGGGAAAATTTGGCTGCTCTGGCACCCTTCAGTTTCTGTTTCAGTGTCTCACAAATCTCTCCAGTCTATATCCTGTCTGGTGAAGTTACCTTTTGTGACTACTGAACTAGCAGTAACTCTGGTCTACGGATCAAATCATAGGAAGAACATGAAGCATCTATGGTCGGATCTTATCTTCTTAGCCTCGTCTCCTCAGATTTCAAATCGCCCATGGGCAATCCTAGGAGACTTGAATCAAACTCTCTATGCTGATGAAGACTCAAATGCGGATCACTTTTCTTCTACCCGTGGTATGCGTGAATTCTCTCAGTGTGTAATTGATGCTGGGATCCAAGATCTTCAGTTCTGTGGTTCATCCTTCACTTGGTCCAACAATCAAGGACCAGGAATTATCTCAAAGAAGTTAGACAGAATAATGGTAAATGACGAGTGGCTTGCGACTTTTCCAAATGCTTTGGGAGTTTTCGGAGAGCCGGGAATCTCGGATCACAGTCCATGCTGTATCTTCCTGGATGTGGGGAAGCAGAAGATAAAACGGCCGTTCAAGTTCTTTACCATGCTAAATGATCATCCAGACTTTGCGATTTTGATCTCTGAATGCTGGAACTCTCTAAACTTCTCAGGATCCAAAATGCTAACTGTCTCGAAGAAGCTCAAGCACCTCAAAAGTATAATCCGAGAGTTCAGTCGCCATAACTTCTATGGAATTGAAAAGAGAGTCACTGAGGCTTTCGATCACTTGCTCTATTGCCAACGGGAACTCTTAGCGTCACCAACCTTGGCTACTTCCACCAGGGAACGTGAAGCTCACTCCAAATGGTTTTCTCTCGCAAAGGCTGAGGAATCCTTCTTCTTCCAAAGATCTCGAGTAAATTGGGTCGATGTTGGTGACTCGAACACTCAGTACTACCATCGATCGCTAAAGTCTCGCCAAGCACTTAACCAAATCATCTTTCTTGTTGATGATAATGATAACATCATTGACTCGAATGAGGAAATTCAACAGCATGTTCTGTAGTTCTACCAGCGGATGCTGGGGGGTCCTGTGACTCTTTCACCAGTCTCCCAGGATGATATAGCAAATCTTCTCCCTTACAGATGCTCTCAGGAGGCCTACCAGCAATTGGCGGCTCCTTATTCGCATGAGGACATTAGGAAAGTGTTCTTCTCTCTCCCTAGAGGGAAATCCCCGGGCCCCGATGGTTATCCTACTGAGTTCTACACCGCGCATTGGAGGTCAGTTGGCTCTGATATGACAAGTGCAGTTTCTGAGTTCTTCAGCTCGGGTACTCTCCTCCAACAATGGAATGCAACTGTCCTTACTCTCATCCCTAAGAAGATAAATGCGACCTCAATCTCTGACTTCAAACCAATATCCTGCTGTAATACCACCTACAAAGTTGTTTCCAAGCTGCTTGCCTCTCGCCTGAAGCAAGTCCTGCCTCTTATCATCCCAAACACGCAATCTGCTTTTATCCCAGGCCGTTTGATGATTGAAAACGTCTTGATGGCTACAGAGCTGATAAACGGCTACAACTGGAAGAGTATCTCTAAAAGATCTATGCTCAAGGTGGACCTCAAAAAGGCTTTCGACTCTCTCGAATGGAGTTTCATCTTCAAAATTATGCAGGCGTTGGAGTTCCCCGACTCTTTTATCAGGCTCATACGGCAGTGTATCACAACAACAAGATTCTCCGTCGCCATAAACGGTGAAATGTGTGGTTATTTCAGAGGAACAAAAGGCCTTAGACAGGGAGACCCGCTATCGCCCTACCTGTTTGTTCTAGCCATGGAAGTTCTATCTCAGCTGCTGAATGCAAACTACAGGAATGGTCGCATTGGCTTACATCCGAACGCTTCTCATCCGCTGGTTACGCACTTGGCTTTTGCTGATGATCTTATGATCTTCTTCGATGGAGAAAAGAATTCTCTTATATGTATTGCAGATACACTACACGAGTTCTCCTCTTGGTCAGGGCTTACGATGAACCGAAACAAAACAGAGCTCTTCATTGCAGGAATGACCCAGGCATAAGCTGATGATATCTCACATCTCGGCTTCTCCCTTGGATCATTACCAGTGCGCTATCTTGGTTTACCCCTGATGCACCGTAAGCTTCGAATCTGTGACTATAGGCCTTTGCTTGACCAACTAAAGAACAGGTTCTCCTCATGGACCCTCAGAGCTCTCTCCTACGCAGGAAGGACAGTCTTAATCTCCTCTGTCATCTATGGTACTATAAACTTCTGGTTCTCCTCATTCATACTCCCCAAAGGATGTATCAAAATGATCGAATCACTCTGTTCGCACTTCCTTTGGAATGGTAACATAACCACAAGAGCGGCAGCAAAAGTCTCTTGGTCTCAGCTCAGCCTACCCCGTGATGAAGGTGGGCTCGGTTTCCGGAACCTGATCATCTGGATTAAAACGCTGTGTCTGAAGCTCATCTGGCTAATCTTCTGCGAATCGGAATCCTTGTGGGCAATATGGGTGAAAGATAACTACATAAAAGAAGCTTCGTTTTGGAGCTTAGATGAGAGCAAAGTTGCTTCATGGACATGGAAAGCGCTACTCAAGCTTAGGCCCCTTGCGGAAAGGTTCATTACATGTACACTGGGAAATGGCGATAAGGCTAGCTTCTGGTTTGACAGTTGGTGTGTGTTGGGACCGTTGAAAAGGTATTTTGGTCCATCAGGGCCGATGCAAACAGGTATGGAGATAGACTCCAAAGTTGCTGATGCTTGTTCTGACGCTGGCTGGTTACTGAGGCCAGCTAGATCTCAAGAAGCTGAAGAGCTCCAGATACTCCTCAGCTCAGTTCCACTACCGTCGCACTCTCAATCTCCTGATACCTATTCCTGGAGAGCGAACGACACTGACATGGAGTCCTACTCAACTAAGCTCACATGGGAATCTCTAAGACCCCGAGGAGAGAAGCAAGACTGGGCAGGAAAGGTTTGGTTCAAAGGTCATGTTCCAAGTCACGCGTTTATGATGTGGGTCGCACACTTGGATAGGCTTCCCACAAGGTCTCGCTTGGCTTCGTGGGGACTCCAAATTGACACATGCTGTTGTGTGTGTAATCATTTCCATGAAACACGTGATCATGTGTTCCTTAGATGTGAGTATGCAGAGCGAATTTGGAAAATGGCAATTAGGCGACTAGGATACAGACCAGTCCTCTTCCACACTTGGGACGCTGTTCTTGCTTGGATAGATATGAGGGTTAGACACTGTCCTTCGACTCTTCGTAATCTAACTGTCCAAGCTATCCTATACAGGCTATGGCGTGAGAGGAATCAACGGCTGCACAATGCCTCACCAACACCACCCCAAATAAGCTTTAAGGAGATAGACAGACAGATAAGGAACACCATCTTGGCTAGGAAACACCGCTGGAAATTCAAAAACCTCATGCAAATCTGGTTGACTCATGGGTAATGAATACACTCTGTTTCAGTAGTTCTTTTTAAGCTCTCCCCTGTTTTTATTTTTTTTTGCCTTGGGTTTGCTTCACCTACTTAGCTTTTGTACAAGTAACATTTCTCTTTTGATTAATGAATTTACATGCTTAGCAAAAAAAAAAACGGGACATGTGTCGGCAGATTCAAAAAACTAGCGAATTCAAAGTCCAGCCAAGATCTAGTATATACGCTGTTCATTTTTTTTTTCTGTTTAAATACGTGTTAGCAAGTTACGAATATGCAGGAAATATGCTAACATATCTTAGCAATATAAATATGTTTTCTCCTTAATATCCGACGACTATTCGTATAATAAAAATAATACTTTCACTTTAAAATTTATTTGTTCGATTATTGAGACTAACGATCCGCTAAACACTTATGCCCTTTTATAAGCGTGTTGCTCATTTGTCGGACAATATAAAATTTATATTATAGTTTTCGAGACGAATAAAAAGTTCTTAATGTTTCACTCTTTTTTGTCCCAAAAAAAAGATGTTTTACTCTTTAGTGAGGTTGGGAGAATGATAGATATTTATTGAAGATAACCTTGTTGAAGATATAGAAAACTAAAAGTTTTATATTTAAAATATTTCTACGGCTTATTAATACTGATCCATATTTTTAATAATTTGATTTAATATTAAAAAATCTGAATCATTATATTTATCTATATATGCCTCTCTTTTTTCTGACACCATACTCTAATGGTTACCTAAATTTTATAATTCCTGCGCTTTATATGAAGTAATAAGAATACTGACAATATTAACAATAAAAAAGCATTTGCGATTTCGTATTTTGTTTAAAGTTTACGCTGCTTATCGACGTGGGAACATACTTGTAATTTTATTTTTATTTGGTCGTCCATTTAATCAAAATTATACCTCCCTGATCTTCTTTTTTGGGAAGATACGTATTCTTTATATTAGGGCTTTGGAACATAATTATGACATTTGAGACTTGTAATATTGTATTAAGTAACCGCAAACATAAGCAAAAAAATATTAATCGCGTAGATAATAACCTAACGTAGAGGAAACATGTGACAGATCACACAATCACTATGCATGTTTTCCGATCAAAACTCGAAAAGAAGAACATGGATTTTTTTATTATTATATACTTTGAGAAAAGATATACTCAATCCGTTCCCGATTTTCAAAAGTGTTTACGAATTCAATAAATGTTTATAATTTAATTTTTTTTTACTTTATTATACACTTTTCAATAATTTTCATCAATGAAATTTAATCAATTCAAATATTTTCATTTAATTTTACTTAAAAATATAAAAAATACCTTAAACATATAGAAAATCTATCTTTGTTGAACAAGTAAAAAAATTTAAAATATCTTACTTTCGGAAACGGAGAAAGCATACACTAAAATCATTATTTGGCAACTGATTTTTAATTAGACGATCTGAACTTTCAAGTTGAATGTCATTATATCTGATTCGGAAAATAAAGCATCATGGTCTAAGAAACAAAATTCACAAACATCGTAGGTTAATCGATGGTTTATAACATATGGTTGAACTACTCTCATAATTATTTTGATATATGACTATATATATTAGCACACTTTTTAGCTCGATCGGTTAGAAATGTACTGTTTAAGTGTTTCTAAATCTGAATTTCAATGTAAAATTAAACCCTTTAAAATAATAATCTTATAAACCCTTTAACCAAAAAAGAAAAAAAAAATCTTATATATTAAAACAGAGGTCACAACATTGATTCATGTGTGATTTTTTAAAAAATGAACCTAAAGGACATATTCCTAGAAAGTCATGTTATATTTAATCTCTAATCTTATCATTTAAATTTCGGACATACCAGAAATTTTTATTGGGCTATCAATAAGTGGAATTAAACAATAGATGATCCATTGGATTTATAGATAATATAAATTAAATAAATATAATTTAATATTGTAATAGTATACCTCCATATTTTAATTATTTAAATATTTGTCAATGTTAACTTTTAAAATTATAAAGATTTTTTTTTAAAATAACAAAAATCATATTATCTAACAATGATTAATCTTTACTACCTTAAACCAATGAAAACAAGTTTAAAACTATATAATTTATTTTAAAAATTAAACAAAAACTAAATGTTTAATTATTTACTCGATAATATAAATCTATGAAGCGAAAATTTTAATTTCTTAAAAAAATTCTAAATTTGTGAAATGTTACAATATCTTTGAATATGACAATAAAACAATATTTTACTAATCTTTATATATAGTTAGGATTTTAATAATGAAATAATAATCCAAAAAAATATATATAGAAGAAGATACAAATACATGTGAAAGTTTGAAAAAATCTATTCAATGAAAAAAAATATACCGTAAACTTATTATGTTTTAAAAATTGATAGACACATATATATTATAACATATACCAATTTAAAATTGAAAACAAAATGTTTATATAAAAATAAATGAAAACAAAAATTTTAAATAACAAAAATCATATAATCTAACAGTGATTAATCTTTACTACCTTAAACCAATGAAAACAAATATAAAACTATATAGTTTATTTTAAAAATTAAATAAAAACTAAATGTTTAATTATTTACTCGATAATATAAATCTACGAAACGAAAAGTTTAATTTTTTATAAACTTTCTAAATTTGTGAAATGTTACAATATATTTGAATATGACAATCAAACAACATTTTACTAATCTTTATATATATAGCTACGGTTTTAATAATAAATTAATAATCCAAAAATATAGATATGGAAGAAGATACAAATACATGTGAAAGTTTGAAACAATTTATTCAATAAAAAAATATACCGTAAACTTATTATGTTTTAAAAATTGATAGACACATATATATTATAACATATACCAATTTAAAATTGAAAAAAAAATGTTTATATAAAAATAAATGAAACAAAAACCCGCGCGGTTGCACGGATCGAGATCTAGTTGAAGTTTAAAATTCTATGTATGAGAAGGTATGGTTACGCTTTGAAAATATTACATCTATCATCAAACTAATACTGGTATTATGCGTATAAAAACTATGGACTAAACATTTATAGCTTGTGGTTGACAAAAA
The DNA window shown above is from Brassica oleracea var. oleracea cultivar TO1000 chromosome C3, BOL, whole genome shotgun sequence and carries:
- the LOC106330252 gene encoding uncharacterized protein LOC106330252, whose product is MDIFCWNIRGFNCKTKRRGVRKWLKLQKPIFGGLIETHVSSVNAPKIINGIFPGWRYDCNYEFSELGKIWLLWHPSVSVSVSHKSLQSISCLVKLPFVTTELAVTLVYGSNHRKNMKHLWSDLIFLASSPQISNRPWAILGDLNQTLYADEDSNADHFSSTRGMREFSQCVIDAGIQDLQFCGSSFTWSNNQGPGIISKKLDRIMVNDEWLATFPNALGVFGEPGISDHSPCCIFLDVGKQKIKRPFKFFTMLNDHPDFAILISECWNSLNFSGSKMLTVSKKLKHLKSIIREFSRHNFYGIEKRVTEAFDHLLYCQRELLASPTLATSTREREAHSKWFSLAKAEESFFFQRSRVNWVDVGDSNTQYYHRSLKSRQALNQIIFLVDDNDNIIDSNEEIQQHVL